Part of the Geobacter pickeringii genome, GTATCGCGGGGCACGCACCGAATTCAAGGTCTACCGCGAGGAGAGCGGGATCAAGGCGGTCCAGGCCATCGACCGGAGCGGAGTCGGTATCCCTGAGTCGTTCCTGCGGGGAGCGCTGGCGCAGATGACCGAGTCACGGGATTTCGCCATTGCGGAGAAGGAAGCCAAAGGGAAGTTCCTCGCGGAAAAGGGGACCGTTGCCTCCGGAGCCCGGCTCGTCATCTACCGGACCGCCCCCCGGGGCCCCATACGGGCCTTTGTCGTCTACTTTCAATAGCCATCGGATGTTACCATGATCAACCGTACCGCCCACACCCTTGCCCGCTCGTTTCTGGTATGGGGAACCCTCTCGCTCTGCTACGGCGGCTTGGCCGGCGCCGCTCCCCCCTCTTTCGAGCTCGACCCGCGGGAACTGGAGAGCACCGCCCCCCCGGCACGCCCTCCGAAGCATCCGTCCGCCCGTCCCCATCGAACGCCGACGGACAAAGGGGGAGACGCGGCACAACCATCAGCCCCCGAGGGAAACGAGACTCTCACCCGTTACACGGTCAAGCCCGGGGACTTTCTCTTCAAGATCCTGATGCGGGACTTCGGCCTCTCCAACGCCGAAGCGGAAGCACTGATCCCCGAGGTCCAGCGGATCAACCATCTCACCAGCGCCACGCGCCTCGAGGTGGGTCGAACCCTCCTCATCCCCCGGGGGAGGCGCAAATCGGTTACGCCGAAGGTGGCAAAGCCGGCCGGTTCCGCTCCGGCACCACAGCCGGCAGCGGAACCGACGCCGGTCGCCACTCCCCCTGCGGCGGCACCTCCCCAGCCCCCCCAGCAACCGGTGGCTGAAGCCCCCCGCCCCCTTCCCGCCGCACTCCCCCTCCCTGCAGCACCGGGGGAAACGGCGACTCAGCCCCCCCTTCCGTTCTCCGTCGCCCTTCTCAGGATCTGGGAGCAGCTGGTTCCCGACCAGGGGCGAGTGGAACCGATCACTCTCAACGGCCGGGTTCTCTCCCCAGAGGACTATCCGCTGCTCCTGGCGGCAGACGGCGGCAAGATTCTGGTCGACGTCCGCGGCGCCCTGAACGCCACGACCAAGGGGCAGCTCATCCAGAAGCACCCCGACATCAGGATCGTTCCCCGCGGCAAGGACAGCTTCAAGGCCTTCTTTGCCGATCTACTCCGGACTGCCGAATTCGCCCGTATTGACGAAAACGTCATGGTGGAGCTCGGTGCCGATCCCCGGCTCGCCATCCTGGCCGATTTCCGGATCACCACGCTTCCCGATGCCGGTCGGGGCCCCGAGAGCGTTCTCATCTTCGTTAACGAGAACGAACCGTGCCTGCCGCTCCCTCTCAAGGAATACCTCAACCGCCGGGGGTACCGCGTGGCGGAACTCTGCCAAAACGAGCCCGTTCACTCAGACGAACCGGGATACGACCTCCGCTCCCTTCTACCCGCGGCACCGTGCGACATGGCGTTGTCCCTCATGGAGATCCTCTCCCTGAAGTTGGACCGGAACAGGATCGTCACCGGCTCCATGGGACAGAATGCCGAAAGCCGCTTCAGCATCCGCGTCGACGGCCAGTTCGAATCGGGAGGCAAGCGCTTTATCCTCGACTGTGGCGAGAGCGATTCGTACAACTACACCCTCTACCGGCTCCTTCAGCTTCAGGGCTATGGCATCGTCCAGCCCCAGCCGAAGGACGATTTTGCCACCGTCACGGAAAAGCTTCTGAAGGAACTGAACTACCCCTACTCTTTTGGCCGCTACGATCTGGACTATGGTCGCTACCGGATCAGCGTCACCGGCTTCAAGATCACTCGCAAAGGGGATTCTCCGGGAAGGCTGCTGCTCACCAGCAAACCGTCGGATCCTGTCTTTGCCGAGCTGCTGCAGAACGCGCCCAGGAGGAAGAAATAAACAACGGGTAGAGATACGTCAGGACAATCGTGGGCGGGGAGGCCGCAGGACGGTGCGACAGCCGCCGGGTGGCGGTGCGACACGCATTCGTCCCGAAAGGTAGCGGGGTGTTAGGGTGTGGCGCGGGGGCAGCCCCCCGTTGGTGGGTGGCGGAGCGGTTACTGTCCGGCCAGTTTCATGAGCGCGTCGGCCCGATAGAGCGTCGCATCGGGGACGAGCGGTGACGCGGGGTAGCGGGCGAGGAAACGATCGAACGCATCGATCGACTGCTGCAGGGCGCCCGATTTATACGCGCTGACCCCGGCCTCGAAGAGGGCTTGCTCGTTTTCATCCGTCTTTTTTGGGGCAGCGGTCGCCGGACGCAGCACCTCGGCAGCCGACTTGCGTGACGCCGCCTCGGGCGCCTTTG contains:
- a CDS encoding LysM peptidoglycan-binding domain-containing protein, which gives rise to MINRTAHTLARSFLVWGTLSLCYGGLAGAAPPSFELDPRELESTAPPARPPKHPSARPHRTPTDKGGDAAQPSAPEGNETLTRYTVKPGDFLFKILMRDFGLSNAEAEALIPEVQRINHLTSATRLEVGRTLLIPRGRRKSVTPKVAKPAGSAPAPQPAAEPTPVATPPAAAPPQPPQQPVAEAPRPLPAALPLPAAPGETATQPPLPFSVALLRIWEQLVPDQGRVEPITLNGRVLSPEDYPLLLAADGGKILVDVRGALNATTKGQLIQKHPDIRIVPRGKDSFKAFFADLLRTAEFARIDENVMVELGADPRLAILADFRITTLPDAGRGPESVLIFVNENEPCLPLPLKEYLNRRGYRVAELCQNEPVHSDEPGYDLRSLLPAAPCDMALSLMEILSLKLDRNRIVTGSMGQNAESRFSIRVDGQFESGGKRFILDCGESDSYNYTLYRLLQLQGYGIVQPQPKDDFATVTEKLLKELNYPYSFGRYDLDYGRYRISVTGFKITRKGDSPGRLLLTSKPSDPVFAELLQNAPRRKK